In the genome of Desulfuromonas sp. DDH964, one region contains:
- a CDS encoding ethylbenzene dehydrogenase-related protein, which produces MKKSWCAISVAALVSLSLSPLTTLAAQAENSITAYKSSTAPVLDGDCSEPAWKEIKPTTVMDRTANTPFFLKAIQADGQLFFCVQYADAAENAFHSPWLWDKDLNKYLSGPHREDTFVFKWNMMDKPVNLSNFSEDLYTADVWYWKANRTNPAGFADDKYHILSDQPGDGATETVSASGKKRYLFRKSDSGKPAYKEVKKAPAEFTTPLVNRFEAVAPEGSRSDVKARGVWSAGYWTIEFSRIFNTGHQDDVQFDPKSDKTYLFGVSIYSLYGQPLVMDQPNRYGMGRISDPLELVFEK; this is translated from the coding sequence ATGAAAAAGAGCTGGTGTGCCATTTCGGTTGCCGCCCTGGTCAGCCTTTCCCTGTCGCCGCTCACCACCCTGGCCGCCCAGGCGGAAAATTCCATTACCGCCTACAAGAGCAGCACGGCGCCGGTACTTGACGGCGACTGCAGTGAACCGGCCTGGAAGGAGATCAAGCCGACAACTGTCATGGATCGAACCGCCAATACGCCCTTTTTTTTGAAAGCGATACAGGCCGACGGCCAGCTCTTTTTCTGCGTTCAGTATGCCGATGCCGCTGAGAACGCATTCCATAGCCCATGGCTCTGGGACAAGGATTTGAACAAATATCTTTCCGGGCCGCACCGCGAAGACACCTTCGTGTTCAAGTGGAACATGATGGACAAACCGGTCAACCTTTCCAACTTCTCCGAGGACCTCTACACCGCCGATGTCTGGTACTGGAAAGCCAACCGGACCAATCCGGCCGGATTTGCGGATGACAAATATCATATTCTTTCCGACCAGCCCGGCGATGGTGCGACGGAAACCGTCAGCGCCAGTGGCAAGAAGCGTTACCTCTTCCGCAAGAGCGATTCCGGCAAGCCGGCCTACAAAGAGGTCAAGAAGGCCCCGGCCGAATTCACCACCCCGCTGGTTAACCGTTTCGAGGCGGTGGCACCCGAAGGTAGCCGTAGTGATGTCAAGGCCAGGGGTGTCTGGAGCGCCGGCTACTGGACCATCGAGTTTTCCCGCATATTCAACACTGGGCACCAGGATGATGTGCAGTTTGATCCGAAAAGCGACAAGACCTATCTCTTTGGGGTTTCGATCTACAGCCTTTACGGCCAGCCGCTGGTGATGGATCAACCGAACCGCTACGGCATGGGACGGATCTCCGATCCGCTGGAGCTGGTATTTGAAAAATAG